ATCAATGGATAAGCGGAAATTACGATGATAATATAGTCGCAGATTTAGGGGTGGGAGTCAAATATGATATTAATGAAAAATTTAATGCATTTGCAGAGTTTAGAGGATTAAGGGATTTTGGTAATAATGATAACCACTATGGTGTTTTATTTGGAATTGCTTATAATTTTGGTGCTGAAAAAAAGATTGTGCAAAAAAATGTAGAAAAAGTGCTTGATAGTGATAATGACGGAATTATTGATGCTATGGATAAATGTCCGAACACTCCTATGGGGGTGAAAGTTGACAAAAACGGTTGTCAATTTGATAGTGATAAAGACGGTGTATATGATAGTCTTGACAAATGTCCGAATACTCTGGCAGGTGTCAGTGTCGATGTAAACGGATGTCCTCTTGATGATGACCAAGACGGCGTACCAAATTATTTAGATAAATGTTCAAATACCCCTAAGGGTGTTGTAGTTGATGAGCACGGATGTGCTATGACATATGATTTTGGTATTACATTTGATAATGATAGTGCTGATATAAAACCTCAGTTTATGAAAAAAATAGAAGAATTTGCTGAGTTTTTAAAACAAAATCCTGCATATAAAGCTGAAATTCAGGGGTATACTGATTCTAAAGGTTCTGCAGAATATAATCAAAAACTATCGGAAAGAAGAGCTAAAGCAGTATACGAAGTACTTATTAAGCAAGGGATAAGTAAAGATCGATTATCATATAAAGGGTATGGAGAAGCAAATCCCGTAGCTTCAAACGATACTCCTGACGGAAAAGCTCAAAACAGAAGAGTAGTGGCAAAAATCTACTTCTAATCTTCTTTTTTTATCTAATTTTTTAATTTAAAAGAGTTATAATAATACATAATTAATTT
This genomic interval from Nautilia profundicola AmH contains the following:
- a CDS encoding OmpA family protein yields the protein MKKVFIGLSFAVASLIAANQYEAGIGVGRNYVDNSQIENYNFLNLRIGKYLPKNHILRIELERSEKILDNKENLTRVLLNVEHYFSIENSKLTPYAFIGAGYQWISGNYDDNIVADLGVGVKYDINEKFNAFAEFRGLRDFGNNDNHYGVLFGIAYNFGAEKKIVQKNVEKVLDSDNDGIIDAMDKCPNTPMGVKVDKNGCQFDSDKDGVYDSLDKCPNTLAGVSVDVNGCPLDDDQDGVPNYLDKCSNTPKGVVVDEHGCAMTYDFGITFDNDSADIKPQFMKKIEEFAEFLKQNPAYKAEIQGYTDSKGSAEYNQKLSERRAKAVYEVLIKQGISKDRLSYKGYGEANPVASNDTPDGKAQNRRVVAKIYF